From Fundulus heteroclitus isolate FHET01 chromosome 14, MU-UCD_Fhet_4.1, whole genome shotgun sequence, the proteins below share one genomic window:
- the LOC118565695 gene encoding transmembrane protein 272-like: MDGIMIVIMGCGAVCVLLVLSLFPIIQISIGAVYLDECPVQAEIPIYLIVLGVLQLVVMFTGCCNPLKPDSLKKPKLRWHIWRSILTMFFFCWFITGNVWIYSIYEPSYNKNTTDVNSYCNKTVYLLSFWTITLVYILLGLFLLAGCIILSGFFLCHGLKADDSNNANNVDNVDNINNVNNINSDNDSDSVPTTIP; encoded by the exons ATGGACGGAATAATGATAGTAATCATGGGGTGTGGAGCGG TATGTGTATTACTGGTTCTCAGCCTGTTTCCCATCATTCAGATTTCAATTG GCGCCGTATACTTGGACGAGTGTCCAGTCCAGGCAGAGATCCCCATCTACCTGATTGTGTTGGGTGTCCTTCAATTGGTTGTCATGTTCACTGGGTGCTGCAACCCTCTAAAGCCTGACAGTTTGAAGAAGCCGAAGCTGAGATGGCACATCTGGAGATCGATACTGACCATGTTCTTCTTCTGTTGGTTCATCACAG GTAACGTTTGGATTTACTCCATTTACGAGCCCAGCTACAACAAGAACACTACGGATGTGAACTCTTACTGCAACAAGACGGTCTACCTGTTATCCTTCTGGACTATAACACTGGTCTACATTTTGCTGGGTCTGTTCCTGTTAGCCGGCTGCATCATCCTCTCTGGCTTTTTCTTGTGCCACGGCCTCAAAGCTGATGACTCCAACAACGCCAACAACGTCGACAATGTCGACAACATCAACAACGTCAACAACATCAACAGTGACAACGACAGCGACAGCGTCCCTACTACAATCCCCTGA